The following coding sequences lie in one Capnocytophaga stomatis genomic window:
- a CDS encoding DUF6261 family protein — MIKTTYLKELRQKDYTQVLLNICTFAKQEDLETLQLKTIFDVFEQKVKVLDSSTSKETTKEETKIVEETDLARDRTFTAITSVIRAYFLSPDDAQAGRARKLIDEIEKYGKKITKQSFKSETTSIRNIINDINQSEKLKGTISELHLEEWLTLLGKQNEEFEKIYNARTEKMSEEETGKSKIARAEAQESFEHFAKAIGAYAFVRGEAPYKSLADKINTEIAQALSNIRKKRKKDTKEEQ, encoded by the coding sequence ATGATAAAAACAACCTACCTTAAAGAATTACGGCAGAAGGATTATACACAAGTATTGCTTAATATTTGCACTTTTGCCAAACAAGAAGACTTGGAGACGTTGCAGTTGAAGACAATTTTTGACGTATTTGAACAAAAAGTGAAAGTGCTTGATAGTTCCACTTCCAAAGAAACTACCAAAGAGGAAACAAAAATAGTAGAAGAAACTGATTTGGCAAGAGATAGAACTTTCACGGCAATAACAAGTGTAATACGTGCTTATTTTCTTTCGCCCGATGATGCTCAAGCAGGAAGAGCCAGAAAACTTATTGATGAGATTGAAAAATACGGCAAAAAGATTACAAAACAGTCTTTTAAGTCCGAGACTACTTCCATTCGGAATATTATTAACGATATTAATCAGTCCGAAAAGCTAAAAGGGACTATTTCTGAATTGCATCTGGAAGAATGGCTTACGCTTTTGGGCAAGCAAAATGAGGAATTTGAAAAGATTTACAACGCTCGTACTGAAAAAATGTCGGAAGAGGAAACTGGTAAATCTAAAATTGCCAGAGCCGAAGCACAGGAAAGTTTTGAGCATTTTGCTAAGGCAATCGGTGCGTATGCTTTCGTTCGTGGGGAAGCTCCTTATAAAAGTCTTGCCGATAAAATCAATACCGAAATAGCACAGGCGTTGAGCAATATCCGCAAAAAGCGTAAAAAAGACACCAAAGAAGAGCAATAA
- a CDS encoding Omp28-related outer membrane protein produces the protein MRKSFLSGLAVVLASFLVVSCSKDDNSSSNEVEERNETKENEENNPSAEDKRPFVYKALVEDVTGSWCPPCLYMIEAIREAKNSTTPLKERFAVVAIHDSGGRYDPMEIRGSDAILRHLTTLPSNDSEFPFHWSYPWLRLNRDQELFKSNAAQHIFERLEKNLTSPIGIKISSKLTETGGTVSVSFKTAENGLKDLKYNVFITEDNITYYQAGSGDYNFRHDDVLRAFYGDGSGNALETLTVGKEVTKADLNFSYNLMSREKLANVKVVVFVTNKNKAVVNVQEAKANETKDYQYAE, from the coding sequence GAGAAAAAGTTTTTTATCAGGTTTAGCCGTAGTATTGGCTTCTTTTTTAGTGGTTTCTTGTAGCAAAGATGACAACTCTTCTTCAAATGAGGTAGAGGAAAGAAATGAAACAAAAGAAAATGAGGAAAACAACCCTTCAGCAGAGGATAAACGTCCTTTTGTTTATAAGGCTTTAGTAGAAGATGTTACGGGTAGTTGGTGTCCTCCTTGTTTATATATGATTGAGGCTATCCGCGAAGCAAAAAACTCAACCACACCGCTTAAGGAAAGATTTGCAGTTGTTGCAATCCACGATTCAGGTGGAAGGTATGATCCTATGGAAATTAGAGGAAGTGATGCAATATTAAGGCATCTTACCACTCTACCAAGTAATGATTCTGAATTTCCTTTTCATTGGAGTTATCCGTGGCTTAGGTTAAATAGAGATCAAGAGTTGTTTAAAAGTAATGCAGCTCAGCATATTTTTGAACGCTTAGAAAAAAATCTAACTTCGCCTATAGGAATAAAAATATCCTCTAAGTTAACAGAAACAGGTGGTACAGTTTCGGTTAGTTTTAAAACAGCAGAAAACGGACTAAAAGATTTGAAATATAACGTCTTTATAACAGAAGATAATATTACATACTATCAAGCTGGCTCAGGAGACTATAATTTCAGACACGACGATGTGTTGAGAGCTTTTTATGGAGATGGATCGGGTAATGCGTTGGAAACATTAACTGTAGGAAAGGAAGTTACGAAAGCCGACTTAAATTTTTCATATAATTTAATGAGTAGAGAGAAGTTAGCTAACGTAAAAGTTGTAGTTTTTGTTACCAACAAAAATAAAGCTGTAGTTAACGTTCAGGAAGCCAAAGCCAATGAAACTAAGGATTATCAGTACGCAGAGTAA